One ANME-2 cluster archaeon DNA segment encodes these proteins:
- a CDS encoding RNase P — protein sequence MKILPPTLRESNRYLAISVTSEGDIPRRDLVNEILFCAATLLGDAGSSEMGIRLLSFEENKGIIQCRMDKVWETRAVLAIVTTTKGMRTRIKVLGVSGTVRGATEKYLLTQDINEPEPEIKRTQTIKECKMIIDVGTISGEVVNRNTNEIDLLSEDPHSLEILNRSNTRYFGITVFDIKDKEIDV from the coding sequence ATGAAGATCCTGCCCCCTACTTTGAGAGAATCGAACAGGTATCTGGCCATTTCCGTAACATCTGAAGGGGACATACCAAGGCGGGACCTTGTTAATGAAATACTCTTTTGTGCAGCGACACTTCTTGGGGATGCAGGAAGCAGTGAAATGGGGATCCGCCTCCTGTCGTTCGAGGAGAACAAGGGTATAATCCAGTGCAGGATGGACAAGGTATGGGAAACAAGGGCCGTGCTTGCAATCGTGACAACAACAAAGGGGATGCGGACCAGGATAAAGGTACTGGGTGTATCGGGAACCGTTAGGGGAGCGACAGAAAAGTATTTACTAACGCAAGACATAAATGAGCCCGAACCTGAGATAAAAAGAACCCAAACAATAAAAGAATGTAAGATGATCATAGATGTGGGGACTATTTCCGGTGAAGTAGTAAACCGGAATACTAACGAAATTGATTTATTGTCAGAGGACCCACATTCTTTAGAAATACTAAATCGTTCTAATACCAGATATTTTGGTATTACGGTTT